From the genome of Neodiprion pinetum isolate iyNeoPine1 chromosome 3, iyNeoPine1.2, whole genome shotgun sequence, one region includes:
- the LOC124214271 gene encoding BTB/POZ domain-containing protein 1 isoform X2, which produces MSSESSPEETSNAMTRLNIRSDSEEAEEQQSADGGAEPAVESPQNMQSSGGIAYSRTRRALARIVCEEDQPSTSVSIPQVRCSEPSTSAGPSDRSVPRRRPPSNSVNSFHLEARPQGSVVLESAPLHRPPVTTYNWQGTKTTMRERFSFLFNNEILSDVSFLVGRGAQQQRIPAHKLVLAAGSAVFDAMFNGTLATSASEIEVPDIEPAAFLAVLLFLYTDEIQIDPETVMTTLYTAKKYAVSPLEKHCVDFLRNNLTSDNAFLLLTQARLFDEPQLAAVCLDTIDKFTTDAFNADGFTDVDIDTLMVVLERDTLRIRESKIFHAVVRWSEAECARQQLPITPENQRSVLGRALSLVRFPLMSVEEFAGGPAQSGLLTDREVVSVFLYFTVNPKPSVGFEAMPRCCMMGKEQTVCRFQQTEKRWGYSGTSDRVRFSVDRRIFLVGYGVYGSIHGPAEYDVKIELIHTASTKVIATNHTSFSCDGSRYTYRLMFKEPAEILPNTIYTASAMFKGPDSHYGCKGLRKVDVDCGNGDGKVRFQFSYAAGNNNGTSVEDGQIPELIFYT; this is translated from the exons ATGTCGTCGGAAAGCTCGCCCGAGGAGACATCGAACGCCATGACGAGGCTTAACATCCGCTCGGATAGCGAAGAGGCCGAGGAACAACAATCCGCCGATGGTGGGGCAGAGCCGGCGGTTGAGTCGCCTCAGAACATGCAATCGTCCGGAGGCATCGCCTACTCGCGGACGCGCCGGGCCCTCGCGAGGATTGTTTGCGAAGAGGACCAGCCGTCTACTTCAGTCTCAATCCCTCAGGTCAGGTGCTCAGAGCCTTCGACCTCCGCCGGTCCCTCTGACAGGTCAGTTCCTCGACGAAG ACCACCCAGCAATTCTGTGAATTCATTCCACCTTGAAGCTCGACCACAAGGCAGTGTTGTATTGGAATCAGCTCCTCTTCATCGACCTCCTGTGACTACTTACAACTGGCAGGGAACAAAAACCACAATGCGCGAgcgattttctttcttgtttaaCAATGAGATATTATCGGATGTGTCTTTCCTGGTTGGCCGGGGGGCTCAGCAGCAACGAATTCCTGCACACAAGCTGGTATTAGCTGCAGGCAGTGCCGTCTTCGATGCAATGTTCAACGGTACCTTGGCCACTTCTGCATCTGAGATAGAAGTACCAGATATTGAACCAGCTGCATTTTTGGCTGTTCTGCTCTTCCTATACACCGATGAAATACAAATTGATCCGGAGACTGTTATGACGACCCTCTACACTGCTAAGAAATACGCCGTCTCACCGCTAGAGAAACACTGTGTTGATTTTCTCAGGAATAATCTAACCAGTGATAATGCCTTCCTTTTACTCACGCAGGCTCGGTTATTCGACGAACCTCAGCTTGCTGCAGTATGCCTCGACACTATCGACAAGTTTACCACAGATGCTTTCAATGCGGATGGATTCACTGATGTCGATATTGATACACTCATGGTTGTGCTAGAAAGAGACACCCTTCGCATCAGGGAATCTAAGATTTTTCATGCCGTTGTTAG GTGGTCAGAGGCAGAGTGTGCTCGGCAGCAGCTGCCAATCACACCAGAGAATCAACGCTCTGTTTTGGGGAGAGCGCTGTCATTAGTTCGATTTCCTTTGATGTCAGTGGAGGAGTTTGCCGGTGGTCCTGCACAGTCCGGTCTTCTCACCGATCGAGAG GTAGTTTcggtatttttatactttactGTTAATCCCAAACCTTCGGTTGGATTTGAGGCCATGCCTCGTTGCTGCATGATGGGAAAGGAGCAGACGGTATGCAGATTTCAACAAACTGAGAAAAGATGGGGATACAGTGGGACCAGCGACAGAGTCAG attcagCGTTGATAGGCGAATATTCCTAGTCGGTTATGGAGTCTACGGAAGTATTCACGGGCCTGCAGAATACGATGTTAAGATTGAACTGATACACACAGCTTCAACCAAAGTTATCGCGACAAATCATACCAGCTTTAGTTGCGACGGGTCGAGGTACACCTATAGGCTCATGTTCAAAGAGCCGGCGGAAATTTTGCCCAACACTATTTATACAGCCTCTGCGATGTTTAAG ggGCCAGATTCTCATTACGGTTGTAAGGGGCTTCGAAAAGTGGATGTAGACTGTGGCAATGGCGACGGTAAAGTAAGGTTCCAATTCAGCTACGCGGCTGGTAATAACAACGGTACATCCGTTGAGGACGGACAGATACCAGAATTGATATTCTACACGTAA
- the LOC124214271 gene encoding BTB/POZ domain-containing protein 1 isoform X4 translates to MSSESSPEETSNAMTRLNIRSDSEEAEEQQSADGGAEPAVESPQNMQSSGGIAYSRTRRALARIVCEEDQPSTSVSIPQVRCSEPSTSAGPSDRPPSNSVNSFHLEARPQGSVVLESAPLHRPPVTTYNWQGTKTTMRERFSFLFNNEILSDVSFLVGRGAQQQRIPAHKLVLAAGSAVFDAMFNGTLATSASEIEVPDIEPAAFLAVLLFLYTDEIQIDPETVMTTLYTAKKYAVSPLEKHCVDFLRNNLTSDNAFLLLTQARLFDEPQLAAVCLDTIDKFTTDAFNADGFTDVDIDTLMVVLERDTLRIRESKIFHAVVRWSEAECARQQLPITPENQRSVLGRALSLVRFPLMSVEEFAGGPAQSGLLTDREVVSVFLYFTVNPKPSVGFEAMPRCCMMGKEQTVCRFQQTEKRWGYSGTSDRVRFSVDRRIFLVGYGVYGSIHGPAEYDVKIELIHTASTKVIATNHTSFSCDGSRYTYRLMFKEPAEILPNTIYTASAMFKGPDSHYGCKGLRKVDVDCGNGDGKVRFQFSYAAGNNNGTSVEDGQIPELIFYT, encoded by the exons ATGTCGTCGGAAAGCTCGCCCGAGGAGACATCGAACGCCATGACGAGGCTTAACATCCGCTCGGATAGCGAAGAGGCCGAGGAACAACAATCCGCCGATGGTGGGGCAGAGCCGGCGGTTGAGTCGCCTCAGAACATGCAATCGTCCGGAGGCATCGCCTACTCGCGGACGCGCCGGGCCCTCGCGAGGATTGTTTGCGAAGAGGACCAGCCGTCTACTTCAGTCTCAATCCCTCAGGTCAGGTGCTCAGAGCCTTCGACCTCCGCCGGTCCCTCTGACAG ACCACCCAGCAATTCTGTGAATTCATTCCACCTTGAAGCTCGACCACAAGGCAGTGTTGTATTGGAATCAGCTCCTCTTCATCGACCTCCTGTGACTACTTACAACTGGCAGGGAACAAAAACCACAATGCGCGAgcgattttctttcttgtttaaCAATGAGATATTATCGGATGTGTCTTTCCTGGTTGGCCGGGGGGCTCAGCAGCAACGAATTCCTGCACACAAGCTGGTATTAGCTGCAGGCAGTGCCGTCTTCGATGCAATGTTCAACGGTACCTTGGCCACTTCTGCATCTGAGATAGAAGTACCAGATATTGAACCAGCTGCATTTTTGGCTGTTCTGCTCTTCCTATACACCGATGAAATACAAATTGATCCGGAGACTGTTATGACGACCCTCTACACTGCTAAGAAATACGCCGTCTCACCGCTAGAGAAACACTGTGTTGATTTTCTCAGGAATAATCTAACCAGTGATAATGCCTTCCTTTTACTCACGCAGGCTCGGTTATTCGACGAACCTCAGCTTGCTGCAGTATGCCTCGACACTATCGACAAGTTTACCACAGATGCTTTCAATGCGGATGGATTCACTGATGTCGATATTGATACACTCATGGTTGTGCTAGAAAGAGACACCCTTCGCATCAGGGAATCTAAGATTTTTCATGCCGTTGTTAG GTGGTCAGAGGCAGAGTGTGCTCGGCAGCAGCTGCCAATCACACCAGAGAATCAACGCTCTGTTTTGGGGAGAGCGCTGTCATTAGTTCGATTTCCTTTGATGTCAGTGGAGGAGTTTGCCGGTGGTCCTGCACAGTCCGGTCTTCTCACCGATCGAGAG GTAGTTTcggtatttttatactttactGTTAATCCCAAACCTTCGGTTGGATTTGAGGCCATGCCTCGTTGCTGCATGATGGGAAAGGAGCAGACGGTATGCAGATTTCAACAAACTGAGAAAAGATGGGGATACAGTGGGACCAGCGACAGAGTCAG attcagCGTTGATAGGCGAATATTCCTAGTCGGTTATGGAGTCTACGGAAGTATTCACGGGCCTGCAGAATACGATGTTAAGATTGAACTGATACACACAGCTTCAACCAAAGTTATCGCGACAAATCATACCAGCTTTAGTTGCGACGGGTCGAGGTACACCTATAGGCTCATGTTCAAAGAGCCGGCGGAAATTTTGCCCAACACTATTTATACAGCCTCTGCGATGTTTAAG ggGCCAGATTCTCATTACGGTTGTAAGGGGCTTCGAAAAGTGGATGTAGACTGTGGCAATGGCGACGGTAAAGTAAGGTTCCAATTCAGCTACGCGGCTGGTAATAACAACGGTACATCCGTTGAGGACGGACAGATACCAGAATTGATATTCTACACGTAA
- the LOC124214271 gene encoding BTB/POZ domain-containing protein 1 isoform X3, translated as MSSESSPEETSNAMTRLNIRSDSEEAEEQQSADGGAEPAVESPQNMQSSGGIAYSRTRRALARIVCEEDQPSTSVSIPQVRCSEPSTSAGPSDSRPPSNSVNSFHLEARPQGSVVLESAPLHRPPVTTYNWQGTKTTMRERFSFLFNNEILSDVSFLVGRGAQQQRIPAHKLVLAAGSAVFDAMFNGTLATSASEIEVPDIEPAAFLAVLLFLYTDEIQIDPETVMTTLYTAKKYAVSPLEKHCVDFLRNNLTSDNAFLLLTQARLFDEPQLAAVCLDTIDKFTTDAFNADGFTDVDIDTLMVVLERDTLRIRESKIFHAVVRWSEAECARQQLPITPENQRSVLGRALSLVRFPLMSVEEFAGGPAQSGLLTDREVVSVFLYFTVNPKPSVGFEAMPRCCMMGKEQTVCRFQQTEKRWGYSGTSDRVRFSVDRRIFLVGYGVYGSIHGPAEYDVKIELIHTASTKVIATNHTSFSCDGSRYTYRLMFKEPAEILPNTIYTASAMFKGPDSHYGCKGLRKVDVDCGNGDGKVRFQFSYAAGNNNGTSVEDGQIPELIFYT; from the exons ATGTCGTCGGAAAGCTCGCCCGAGGAGACATCGAACGCCATGACGAGGCTTAACATCCGCTCGGATAGCGAAGAGGCCGAGGAACAACAATCCGCCGATGGTGGGGCAGAGCCGGCGGTTGAGTCGCCTCAGAACATGCAATCGTCCGGAGGCATCGCCTACTCGCGGACGCGCCGGGCCCTCGCGAGGATTGTTTGCGAAGAGGACCAGCCGTCTACTTCAGTCTCAATCCCTCAGGTCAGGTGCTCAGAGCCTTCGACCTCCGCCGGTCCCTCTGACAG CAGACCACCCAGCAATTCTGTGAATTCATTCCACCTTGAAGCTCGACCACAAGGCAGTGTTGTATTGGAATCAGCTCCTCTTCATCGACCTCCTGTGACTACTTACAACTGGCAGGGAACAAAAACCACAATGCGCGAgcgattttctttcttgtttaaCAATGAGATATTATCGGATGTGTCTTTCCTGGTTGGCCGGGGGGCTCAGCAGCAACGAATTCCTGCACACAAGCTGGTATTAGCTGCAGGCAGTGCCGTCTTCGATGCAATGTTCAACGGTACCTTGGCCACTTCTGCATCTGAGATAGAAGTACCAGATATTGAACCAGCTGCATTTTTGGCTGTTCTGCTCTTCCTATACACCGATGAAATACAAATTGATCCGGAGACTGTTATGACGACCCTCTACACTGCTAAGAAATACGCCGTCTCACCGCTAGAGAAACACTGTGTTGATTTTCTCAGGAATAATCTAACCAGTGATAATGCCTTCCTTTTACTCACGCAGGCTCGGTTATTCGACGAACCTCAGCTTGCTGCAGTATGCCTCGACACTATCGACAAGTTTACCACAGATGCTTTCAATGCGGATGGATTCACTGATGTCGATATTGATACACTCATGGTTGTGCTAGAAAGAGACACCCTTCGCATCAGGGAATCTAAGATTTTTCATGCCGTTGTTAG GTGGTCAGAGGCAGAGTGTGCTCGGCAGCAGCTGCCAATCACACCAGAGAATCAACGCTCTGTTTTGGGGAGAGCGCTGTCATTAGTTCGATTTCCTTTGATGTCAGTGGAGGAGTTTGCCGGTGGTCCTGCACAGTCCGGTCTTCTCACCGATCGAGAG GTAGTTTcggtatttttatactttactGTTAATCCCAAACCTTCGGTTGGATTTGAGGCCATGCCTCGTTGCTGCATGATGGGAAAGGAGCAGACGGTATGCAGATTTCAACAAACTGAGAAAAGATGGGGATACAGTGGGACCAGCGACAGAGTCAG attcagCGTTGATAGGCGAATATTCCTAGTCGGTTATGGAGTCTACGGAAGTATTCACGGGCCTGCAGAATACGATGTTAAGATTGAACTGATACACACAGCTTCAACCAAAGTTATCGCGACAAATCATACCAGCTTTAGTTGCGACGGGTCGAGGTACACCTATAGGCTCATGTTCAAAGAGCCGGCGGAAATTTTGCCCAACACTATTTATACAGCCTCTGCGATGTTTAAG ggGCCAGATTCTCATTACGGTTGTAAGGGGCTTCGAAAAGTGGATGTAGACTGTGGCAATGGCGACGGTAAAGTAAGGTTCCAATTCAGCTACGCGGCTGGTAATAACAACGGTACATCCGTTGAGGACGGACAGATACCAGAATTGATATTCTACACGTAA
- the LOC124214271 gene encoding BTB/POZ domain-containing protein 1 isoform X1, with translation MSSESSPEETSNAMTRLNIRSDSEEAEEQQSADGGAEPAVESPQNMQSSGGIAYSRTRRALARIVCEEDQPSTSVSIPQVRCSEPSTSAGPSDRSVPRRSRPPSNSVNSFHLEARPQGSVVLESAPLHRPPVTTYNWQGTKTTMRERFSFLFNNEILSDVSFLVGRGAQQQRIPAHKLVLAAGSAVFDAMFNGTLATSASEIEVPDIEPAAFLAVLLFLYTDEIQIDPETVMTTLYTAKKYAVSPLEKHCVDFLRNNLTSDNAFLLLTQARLFDEPQLAAVCLDTIDKFTTDAFNADGFTDVDIDTLMVVLERDTLRIRESKIFHAVVRWSEAECARQQLPITPENQRSVLGRALSLVRFPLMSVEEFAGGPAQSGLLTDREVVSVFLYFTVNPKPSVGFEAMPRCCMMGKEQTVCRFQQTEKRWGYSGTSDRVRFSVDRRIFLVGYGVYGSIHGPAEYDVKIELIHTASTKVIATNHTSFSCDGSRYTYRLMFKEPAEILPNTIYTASAMFKGPDSHYGCKGLRKVDVDCGNGDGKVRFQFSYAAGNNNGTSVEDGQIPELIFYT, from the exons ATGTCGTCGGAAAGCTCGCCCGAGGAGACATCGAACGCCATGACGAGGCTTAACATCCGCTCGGATAGCGAAGAGGCCGAGGAACAACAATCCGCCGATGGTGGGGCAGAGCCGGCGGTTGAGTCGCCTCAGAACATGCAATCGTCCGGAGGCATCGCCTACTCGCGGACGCGCCGGGCCCTCGCGAGGATTGTTTGCGAAGAGGACCAGCCGTCTACTTCAGTCTCAATCCCTCAGGTCAGGTGCTCAGAGCCTTCGACCTCCGCCGGTCCCTCTGACAGGTCAGTTCCTCGACGAAG CAGACCACCCAGCAATTCTGTGAATTCATTCCACCTTGAAGCTCGACCACAAGGCAGTGTTGTATTGGAATCAGCTCCTCTTCATCGACCTCCTGTGACTACTTACAACTGGCAGGGAACAAAAACCACAATGCGCGAgcgattttctttcttgtttaaCAATGAGATATTATCGGATGTGTCTTTCCTGGTTGGCCGGGGGGCTCAGCAGCAACGAATTCCTGCACACAAGCTGGTATTAGCTGCAGGCAGTGCCGTCTTCGATGCAATGTTCAACGGTACCTTGGCCACTTCTGCATCTGAGATAGAAGTACCAGATATTGAACCAGCTGCATTTTTGGCTGTTCTGCTCTTCCTATACACCGATGAAATACAAATTGATCCGGAGACTGTTATGACGACCCTCTACACTGCTAAGAAATACGCCGTCTCACCGCTAGAGAAACACTGTGTTGATTTTCTCAGGAATAATCTAACCAGTGATAATGCCTTCCTTTTACTCACGCAGGCTCGGTTATTCGACGAACCTCAGCTTGCTGCAGTATGCCTCGACACTATCGACAAGTTTACCACAGATGCTTTCAATGCGGATGGATTCACTGATGTCGATATTGATACACTCATGGTTGTGCTAGAAAGAGACACCCTTCGCATCAGGGAATCTAAGATTTTTCATGCCGTTGTTAG GTGGTCAGAGGCAGAGTGTGCTCGGCAGCAGCTGCCAATCACACCAGAGAATCAACGCTCTGTTTTGGGGAGAGCGCTGTCATTAGTTCGATTTCCTTTGATGTCAGTGGAGGAGTTTGCCGGTGGTCCTGCACAGTCCGGTCTTCTCACCGATCGAGAG GTAGTTTcggtatttttatactttactGTTAATCCCAAACCTTCGGTTGGATTTGAGGCCATGCCTCGTTGCTGCATGATGGGAAAGGAGCAGACGGTATGCAGATTTCAACAAACTGAGAAAAGATGGGGATACAGTGGGACCAGCGACAGAGTCAG attcagCGTTGATAGGCGAATATTCCTAGTCGGTTATGGAGTCTACGGAAGTATTCACGGGCCTGCAGAATACGATGTTAAGATTGAACTGATACACACAGCTTCAACCAAAGTTATCGCGACAAATCATACCAGCTTTAGTTGCGACGGGTCGAGGTACACCTATAGGCTCATGTTCAAAGAGCCGGCGGAAATTTTGCCCAACACTATTTATACAGCCTCTGCGATGTTTAAG ggGCCAGATTCTCATTACGGTTGTAAGGGGCTTCGAAAAGTGGATGTAGACTGTGGCAATGGCGACGGTAAAGTAAGGTTCCAATTCAGCTACGCGGCTGGTAATAACAACGGTACATCCGTTGAGGACGGACAGATACCAGAATTGATATTCTACACGTAA